In a single window of the Terrirubrum flagellatum genome:
- a CDS encoding DUF1153 domain-containing protein — protein sequence MTELMRPRVKYVIGPDGSPLTIADLPPPNTRRWVIRRKAEVVAAVRGGLLSLEEACTRYTLTTEEFLSWQLSIDQHGLAGLRTTRIQQYRH from the coding sequence ATGACCGAGTTGATGCGTCCCCGCGTGAAGTATGTGATCGGGCCCGATGGAAGCCCGCTCACGATCGCGGACCTGCCCCCGCCGAACACCCGTCGCTGGGTCATCAGGCGCAAGGCTGAAGTCGTCGCCGCCGTGCGTGGCGGCCTCCTCTCCCTTGAAGAAGCCTGCACGCGCTATACGCTGACAACGGAAGAATTCCTGAGCTGGCAGCTCTCGATCGACCAGCACGGCCTCGCCGGCCTGCGCA